From the genome of Pukyongia salina, one region includes:
- a CDS encoding BamA/OMP85 family outer membrane protein, whose amino-acid sequence MEKRVSNFKISLLSHTSKTLYCIFLFTILSVFSISAQDNELDKNKRYTINSISVTGEQTFNEQTVIAFTGLKEGDQIYVPGEKLSDVTKKLWEQNLFSDIAFYVTNIDGNLIDLELYIVELPKMYDVTVEGIRKGKKKEIIKDNGLKRGVKITKNLLTTTKNYITNKFKKEGFFNTKVIISTRPHLDSTGTEIAQDMIINIDKGERVKVSSINIEGNEQLSDKKVRSAMKNTKRKNPLRFYKRSKYTEEGFTEDKANIIKKYKTNGFRDARIINDTLIIKDEKNVALNIEVEEGNKYYFGNIDFIGNSKYTDGQLRQILGIQKGETYNGTLLQERIADDSDPDAADLTNLYQNNGYLAVQINPVEVAVRNDTIDFEIRIIERNEFFFDHVTVIGNTKTNDHVIYRELRTKPGQKYSKRNVIRTLRELGQLGYFDPEQLTPNFKKVDEANGLVDLEYSVIEKGASQIELQGGYGGGGFVGTLGLSFNNFSLRNIFNKEAYKPLPMGDGQKLSLRAQASSFYQTYSLSLVEPWLGGKKPIQFSTSFSHTVQYLYDFINRDVDRTRRFLITGGSVGFAKRLKWPDDYFQFSQAVSFQHYNLKNYNTGLFTFGDGYSNNLAYTIGLSRNSTSANPIYPRSGSDFSLSAKLTPPYSALGSTDYTALIEERSMLDASTVDGSERIAEIDQERFKWLEYYKVKFKGTWYTSLYKDLVLRTNAEFGFLGAYNQDRGVPPFERFFVGGDGLGSFSLDGREVIQLRGYPNQSLSNNDGNTIYNKFSLELRYPVTLKQLASIYVLTFIEGGGAYDGFRNYNPFSLNRSAGAGIRIFMPAFGLLGIDFGYGFDPILNGTERNGWETHFIIGQQF is encoded by the coding sequence TTGGAAAAACGAGTGAGCAACTTCAAAATTAGTCTATTATCACATACTTCTAAAACACTGTATTGTATTTTTCTTTTTACAATACTTTCGGTGTTTTCTATTTCTGCACAGGATAACGAGCTCGATAAGAATAAACGATACACAATAAATAGTATTTCGGTTACCGGCGAACAAACCTTCAACGAACAAACGGTAATTGCTTTTACCGGTTTGAAGGAAGGAGATCAAATCTATGTTCCGGGTGAAAAGCTTAGCGATGTCACCAAGAAATTGTGGGAGCAAAATCTCTTTAGCGATATTGCCTTTTACGTGACCAATATCGATGGCAACCTGATCGACCTGGAGCTTTACATCGTCGAACTTCCTAAGATGTACGATGTGACCGTGGAAGGTATTAGAAAAGGTAAGAAAAAGGAAATTATAAAGGACAATGGCCTGAAACGAGGTGTTAAAATTACCAAGAACCTCCTCACCACAACCAAGAATTATATTACCAATAAATTTAAAAAGGAAGGATTCTTTAATACGAAAGTAATTATTAGTACTCGTCCTCACCTGGATTCTACAGGTACCGAGATCGCCCAGGATATGATCATAAATATCGATAAAGGCGAGCGGGTAAAAGTTTCAAGTATCAACATAGAAGGTAACGAACAACTTTCAGATAAAAAGGTACGTTCGGCCATGAAGAATACCAAACGTAAAAACCCATTGCGTTTTTATAAAAGATCCAAATATACAGAGGAAGGATTTACAGAAGACAAGGCTAATATCATTAAAAAATACAAGACCAACGGGTTTAGAGATGCAAGGATCATTAATGATACTCTTATCATAAAAGATGAAAAAAATGTAGCCCTGAATATCGAAGTTGAGGAAGGAAACAAGTATTACTTCGGTAATATAGATTTTATTGGAAATAGTAAATATACCGACGGGCAACTGCGACAGATCCTGGGAATACAGAAAGGTGAAACTTATAACGGAACCTTACTTCAGGAGCGTATCGCAGATGATTCTGATCCCGATGCCGCCGATCTTACCAACCTCTACCAGAATAATGGTTACCTGGCTGTACAGATAAATCCCGTGGAAGTTGCCGTTCGGAACGACACCATCGATTTTGAGATCAGGATCATCGAACGTAACGAGTTCTTTTTCGATCATGTTACCGTTATTGGAAATACCAAGACCAACGACCATGTGATCTACCGGGAACTTAGAACTAAACCGGGACAAAAATACAGTAAGCGTAATGTAATTCGAACGCTTCGGGAATTGGGTCAGTTAGGGTATTTCGACCCCGAACAGCTCACGCCAAATTTTAAAAAGGTAGATGAAGCCAATGGCCTAGTAGACCTCGAATACTCCGTGATCGAAAAAGGAGCCAGCCAGATCGAACTACAAGGTGGTTACGGTGGTGGTGGTTTTGTAGGAACACTTGGGCTCTCATTTAATAATTTCTCCTTACGGAACATCTTTAATAAAGAGGCGTATAAACCTCTGCCAATGGGAGACGGACAGAAATTATCGTTAAGGGCACAGGCGAGTAGTTTCTATCAAACTTATAGCCTGTCATTGGTGGAACCATGGCTAGGCGGAAAGAAACCTATTCAGTTTAGCACCTCATTCTCACACACGGTTCAGTACCTGTACGATTTCATTAACCGTGATGTAGATAGAACACGACGTTTCCTAATTACAGGAGGATCTGTAGGTTTTGCAAAAAGGTTGAAATGGCCGGACGATTATTTCCAGTTCTCGCAGGCTGTTAGTTTTCAGCACTATAATCTTAAGAATTATAATACCGGACTATTTACTTTCGGGGATGGTTACTCGAACAACCTGGCGTATACCATCGGTTTGAGCAGAAATAGTACCTCAGCCAACCCAATTTATCCCCGAAGTGGTTCAGATTTTAGCTTGTCTGCTAAGTTAACCCCGCCTTATTCGGCGTTGGGAAGTACAGACTATACCGCCCTGATAGAAGAACGATCCATGCTTGACGCTTCAACCGTTGATGGAAGTGAGAGAATAGCAGAGATCGACCAGGAACGATTTAAATGGCTGGAGTACTATAAGGTTAAGTTTAAAGGCACATGGTACACAAGTTTATATAAGGACCTGGTGTTGCGAACCAACGCAGAATTTGGTTTCCTAGGAGCCTATAATCAGGATCGTGGTGTACCACCATTCGAACGATTTTTTGTGGGTGGTGATGGATTGGGATCGTTTTCACTAGACGGAAGGGAAGTAATTCAGTTGCGTGGTTATCCTAATCAATCTTTATCAAATAACGATGGAAATACCATTTACAATAAATTTTCGTTAGAATTACGGTATCCGGTTACTTTGAAGCAATTGGCATCCATTTATGTACTCACCTTTATAGAGGGTGGAGGGGCTTACGACGGATTCAGAAATTATAATCCGTTTAGTTTAAATAGGTCTGCTGGCGCAGGAATCCGTATATTTATGCCTGCGTTTGGATTATTGGGGATAGATTTCGGTTATGGTTTCGACCCGATTTTAAACGGTACCGAGAGGAATGGATGGGAAACTCACTTCATTATCGGACAACAATTTTAA
- a CDS encoding OmpH family outer membrane protein, with product MKTFKLLFVAIVLFMGATSFTYAQSKIAHINTSELVQAMPAMKQAQSQLEKLQKTYDTELRAMAKELDAKRTQYGAEAESKTDEENRKRVEEVQGMQNNITAYQQQALQDLQKKERDILQPILDNAKAAIQKVARAKGYQYVIDSTEGSGLLLAEGYDLLADVKKELGI from the coding sequence ATGAAAACATTTAAACTATTATTCGTAGCTATTGTGCTGTTTATGGGAGCTACATCCTTTACTTATGCGCAATCTAAAATTGCTCATATCAACACCTCCGAACTTGTTCAGGCCATGCCGGCAATGAAACAAGCTCAGAGTCAGTTGGAGAAACTTCAGAAAACTTACGATACAGAACTTCGTGCAATGGCTAAGGAGTTAGACGCTAAAAGAACTCAATACGGAGCGGAAGCAGAATCCAAGACCGATGAAGAGAACAGAAAGCGTGTAGAAGAAGTTCAGGGGATGCAAAACAACATTACCGCTTACCAGCAACAAGCACTTCAGGATCTTCAGAAAAAAGAAAGAGATATCCTGCAACCCATCCTTGATAACGCAAAGGCGGCGATCCAAAAAGTAGCTCGTGCCAAAGGGTACCAGTACGTGATCGACTCTACAGAAGGTAGTGGTTTACTATTAGCCGAAGGATACGACCTTCTTGCTGATGTAAAGAAAGAACTCGGAATTTAA
- a CDS encoding histidine kinase — protein sequence MKRLSILLFVLTLAVQPLVSQVQKRSANAFVLKGVVLEDETNSPVARVNVEIPGGSYTTTNGAGEFAISAEIGDELIVKSDTFETVYYTIKDKQYVTIRVKDASIVEEKLPVTSSSRNETENTFNKLIDSARFYLKKDAKKSIEYVTRSLQSVQAKATSRRHNSIAFETLGDINLFWNQPDLAVDNYKSSIASQSRTDVRIKLGRAFIANNNYQESISLFEKLLKEKLSNYQEVEVYEGLGDTYRAINDQKKSVLNYQQALNIAGKHSITPKITDLNSKIGEAYAKSGAPKEAEQYFDNSLNLAKQENKKRAVVEKNKVADFYNQNRDFDKEIQLRSGLLEELKGLDEESLEDDEAEAISPQRQNYKIANAYVAQDKYEDAIPFLKKSIEEADKKEDLLVQKDATRKLSEVYKGIGDFGKAAENYEKYVEVVDELYVKKEQELSQAARFSREIALKQNRITSLENERVLNESRYKLAFENQELIQKNNRIQKWIIGSLILIAVLLLLTAYYQYKNVRQQKYANNLLALKSLRTQMNPHFIFNALNSVNSFIASNDERTANKYLSDFSQLMRSVLENSEEDFIPLANEIELLKMYTKLEHFRFKDKFEYQFTVDEKINMNEFVIPPMLLQPYVENAVWHGLRYKEEKGKLDIKFESVSEDTVRIIIEDNGIGRSKSKAIKTENQKKQKSKGMGNIQKRIAILNEMYDDKVEVMVENVFENEEGTRVILKLKKD from the coding sequence ATGAAACGGTTATCAATTTTATTATTCGTTCTAACCTTGGCTGTACAGCCTCTGGTTTCGCAGGTACAGAAGCGATCTGCGAACGCTTTTGTATTGAAAGGCGTTGTACTTGAGGATGAAACCAATAGCCCTGTTGCCAGAGTAAATGTAGAGATCCCCGGGGGAAGCTATACCACCACCAATGGTGCGGGAGAGTTTGCTATATCAGCCGAAATAGGGGACGAGTTAATCGTAAAAAGCGACACCTTCGAAACAGTTTATTACACCATTAAGGATAAACAATATGTCACTATACGTGTAAAAGATGCAAGTATTGTTGAAGAAAAGCTGCCTGTAACCAGTTCGAGCAGGAATGAAACTGAGAATACCTTCAATAAGTTGATCGATTCTGCAAGATTCTATTTGAAGAAGGACGCCAAGAAAAGCATCGAATATGTAACACGCAGCCTGCAATCGGTTCAGGCGAAAGCTACTTCCAGAAGGCATAATAGTATAGCTTTCGAAACTTTAGGGGATATTAACCTGTTCTGGAATCAACCGGATCTCGCCGTGGATAATTACAAAAGTAGCATTGCATCGCAATCCCGAACCGATGTTAGAATAAAATTAGGGAGAGCCTTTATTGCTAATAATAATTACCAGGAAAGCATTAGCCTTTTCGAGAAGCTGCTTAAGGAGAAATTATCCAACTACCAGGAAGTAGAAGTTTACGAAGGACTGGGAGACACCTACAGGGCGATCAACGATCAGAAAAAGAGTGTCCTTAATTACCAGCAAGCGTTGAATATTGCCGGGAAGCATAGCATAACTCCAAAGATAACCGATCTAAATTCGAAGATAGGAGAGGCCTATGCCAAGAGCGGGGCGCCCAAGGAAGCAGAACAATACTTCGATAATTCACTAAATCTAGCCAAGCAGGAGAACAAGAAGCGTGCAGTGGTAGAAAAGAATAAGGTGGCCGATTTTTATAATCAGAATCGGGATTTTGATAAGGAAATACAGTTAAGGTCCGGACTGCTGGAAGAACTAAAAGGTCTGGATGAAGAGAGTTTGGAAGATGATGAAGCAGAGGCTATAAGTCCGCAGCGCCAAAATTACAAGATAGCCAATGCCTATGTGGCACAGGATAAATACGAGGATGCTATCCCGTTTTTAAAGAAAAGTATTGAAGAGGCAGACAAGAAGGAAGACCTTTTGGTACAGAAGGATGCCACTAGAAAACTTTCGGAAGTGTATAAGGGAATAGGTGATTTTGGAAAAGCCGCAGAGAATTACGAGAAATATGTAGAGGTGGTAGACGAACTTTACGTAAAGAAAGAACAGGAATTATCGCAAGCCGCGAGATTCAGCAGGGAAATTGCCTTAAAGCAGAACAGGATCACCAGTCTGGAAAATGAAAGGGTACTCAACGAGAGCCGTTATAAACTGGCATTTGAAAACCAGGAGTTGATCCAGAAGAATAACCGAATTCAAAAATGGATCATAGGATCTTTAATTCTCATTGCGGTACTTTTACTGCTCACTGCTTATTACCAGTACAAAAATGTTAGGCAACAGAAGTATGCTAACAACCTTTTAGCCCTTAAATCATTGAGAACACAGATGAACCCTCATTTCATCTTCAACGCTCTCAATTCCGTAAATAGCTTTATTGCCAGTAATGATGAAAGGACCGCAAACAAATACTTGAGTGATTTCTCTCAGCTGATGCGTTCGGTATTGGAAAATAGCGAGGAAGATTTCATCCCCTTGGCCAACGAAATCGAACTGCTGAAAATGTATACCAAACTGGAACATTTCAGGTTTAAGGATAAATTTGAATACCAATTCACAGTTGATGAAAAAATTAACATGAACGAATTTGTTATTCCACCAATGTTACTGCAGCCCTACGTGGAAAATGCAGTATGGCACGGACTTAGATACAAGGAGGAGAAAGGCAAACTGGATATTAAATTCGAATCGGTTTCCGAAGATACTGTTAGGATCATCATCGAGGATAATGGGATAGGTAGGAGCAAGTCCAAGGCGATCAAGACAGAAAATCAGAAAAAACAGAAATCCAAGGGCATGGGGAACATCCAAAAGCGAATAGCCATCCTCAACGAAATGTACGACGATAAAGTAGAAGTGATGGTGGAGAACGTATTTGAGAACGAGGAAGGAACCCGTGTTATATTGAAATTAAAGAAGGACTAA
- a CDS encoding LytR/AlgR family response regulator transcription factor: protein MELRAIIVEDEETSREILKNYLAKYCPTVVLKGEAANVDEALVLIRNNELDLVFLDVEMPYGNAFDLLDKVGDRQFETVFVTAYNHYAIDALNAHASYYLLKPISIDKLIEAVDYVSEIKEKENSLQNSVLRPIHQPVAGKITIPQQNGFEVLSISDILYCQADDNYTQIFLKEGKKLVSKTLKYFEDALADNGFARVHKSYLVNVSAVVEYRKGKGGSVVLSSGKQIMVSPAKKKALLAYFS from the coding sequence ATGGAATTAAGAGCCATCATTGTAGAGGATGAGGAGACAAGCAGGGAGATCCTGAAGAACTATCTCGCAAAATACTGTCCCACTGTTGTGTTAAAAGGCGAAGCCGCTAATGTTGACGAGGCGCTGGTACTAATACGCAATAATGAACTGGACCTTGTGTTCCTGGATGTTGAAATGCCTTACGGGAATGCCTTCGATCTATTGGATAAGGTGGGCGACCGCCAATTCGAGACGGTGTTCGTTACTGCCTATAACCATTATGCGATCGATGCGTTGAATGCTCATGCGTCTTATTATCTATTAAAGCCGATCTCGATCGATAAACTCATTGAAGCAGTTGATTACGTTTCAGAAATAAAAGAAAAAGAGAACAGTTTGCAAAATTCGGTACTTCGGCCTATACACCAGCCCGTGGCTGGTAAGATCACGATCCCGCAGCAAAATGGTTTTGAGGTACTAAGCATTTCGGATATACTTTACTGCCAGGCAGACGACAATTATACACAGATCTTTCTAAAGGAAGGTAAAAAGTTAGTAAGTAAAACCCTGAAGTACTTTGAGGACGCTTTGGCAGATAATGGCTTTGCCAGGGTTCACAAATCGTATCTGGTAAACGTAAGTGCGGTGGTGGAATACAGAAAAGGTAAGGGTGGTAGTGTAGTTCTTTCCAGCGGGAAACAGATCATGGTAAGCCCTGCTAAGAAGAAGGCACTCCTGGCCTATTTCAGTTAG
- a CDS encoding OmpH family outer membrane protein yields the protein MKAKKILLFALAVFGISLVANAQRGVRIGYIDMEYILENVPEYKESEIQLEGKVQRWKSDIEKKQKAIDQMKLNLANERVLLTKELIEEREEEIQILEDEMLKYQQDRFGPNGDLMIQKRQLVQPIQDQVFNIVQEIAVNRKYDFIFDKSADIVMLFAAERNDISDQVVRSINRAAKREEATNKREKKEIEKREELTEEEEEAVTEREEAIEEKKNERERIMEERRRVRDSVREAKRIEFEERRKRLLEERQAKRDSTLKARSGGNAPPPDGGNGNGGL from the coding sequence ATGAAAGCAAAAAAAATACTTCTTTTCGCGCTTGCAGTTTTCGGCATTTCTTTGGTGGCAAACGCTCAAAGAGGAGTTCGGATAGGATATATTGACATGGAATATATTCTGGAGAATGTTCCCGAATACAAAGAGTCTGAAATTCAACTGGAAGGAAAAGTTCAACGTTGGAAATCGGACATCGAAAAGAAACAGAAGGCTATAGACCAGATGAAGCTTAATCTGGCAAACGAAAGAGTCCTTCTAACGAAAGAACTAATTGAAGAAAGAGAAGAAGAGATACAGATCCTCGAGGATGAAATGCTGAAATATCAACAAGACAGGTTTGGGCCTAACGGCGACCTGATGATTCAGAAAAGACAGTTGGTACAGCCCATACAGGATCAGGTCTTTAACATAGTGCAGGAAATTGCTGTAAACAGGAAGTACGATTTCATTTTCGATAAATCTGCAGATATAGTTATGCTATTCGCTGCTGAAAGAAACGATATAAGCGATCAGGTAGTGCGAAGTATAAATCGTGCCGCCAAACGCGAAGAAGCAACGAACAAAAGAGAAAAGAAAGAGATCGAAAAACGTGAGGAACTCACCGAAGAGGAAGAAGAGGCAGTAACCGAACGTGAAGAAGCAATTGAAGAGAAGAAGAATGAACGCGAGCGGATCATGGAAGAACGAAGAAGAGTGCGTGATTCGGTAAGAGAAGCCAAACGTATCGAGTTTGAGGAGAGAAGAAAAAGATTGCTCGAAGAAAGACAGGCAAAAAGAGATTCTACTTTAAAAGCCCGTTCGGGAGGAAACGCTCCCCCGCCTGATGGTGGAAATGGTAACGGTGGTTTATAA
- the murI gene encoding glutamate racemase: MKADNPIGIFDSGVGGTSIWKEIHQLLPNEHTLYLADSKNAPYGNRSAEEISALSVKNTEKLLEMGAKIIVVACNTATTNAISLLRKNYDIPFIGIEPAIKPAALQSKTGKIGILATRGTLSSALFSQTSDTFTKDISVVEVIGEGLVPLIENGDFDNPELDKLLQKYIKPMIAANVDYLVLGCSHYPYLIPKLSKILPEHIKIIDSGIAVAKQTKFLLEKHDLIRKEISTPKLQFYSNTGIGTLKYLLGEFDNIEIETMDF; encoded by the coding sequence ATGAAGGCAGATAATCCAATAGGTATTTTCGATTCGGGCGTAGGCGGTACTTCTATATGGAAGGAGATTCACCAGCTACTCCCTAATGAACATACCTTGTATCTGGCCGATAGTAAAAACGCTCCGTACGGAAATAGATCGGCCGAAGAGATCAGTGCCCTTAGCGTTAAAAATACAGAGAAACTGCTGGAGATGGGAGCCAAGATCATCGTGGTGGCCTGTAATACCGCCACCACCAACGCCATTTCCCTACTCAGGAAAAATTACGATATCCCTTTTATTGGTATAGAGCCGGCTATAAAACCTGCTGCCCTGCAAAGCAAAACAGGTAAAATAGGGATCCTCGCAACCCGTGGGACCCTTAGCAGTGCGCTCTTCTCTCAAACAAGCGACACATTTACAAAGGATATTTCGGTAGTAGAAGTAATAGGAGAAGGCCTAGTACCTCTTATTGAAAATGGTGACTTCGACAATCCGGAGCTCGACAAATTACTTCAGAAATACATAAAACCCATGATCGCGGCCAATGTGGATTACCTCGTTCTGGGATGCAGCCATTACCCTTACCTGATCCCAAAACTTTCAAAAATACTCCCCGAACATATAAAGATTATCGATTCGGGGATCGCGGTAGCTAAACAGACTAAATTCCTGCTGGAGAAACACGATCTTATTCGAAAAGAAATTTCAACTCCTAAGCTCCAATTTTATTCAAATACCGGTATTGGCACCTTGAAATACCTGCTGGGCGAGTTTGATAATATAGAAATCGAGACAATGGATTTCTAA
- a CDS encoding isoprenyl transferase: protein MSLLSKIDLDRLPQHLAVIMDGNGRWAKQKGLFRSIGHENGTKAVREIVEASAEINIPYLTLYAFSTENWNRPKMEVELLMKLLVNSLKKEIKTLQDNNIRLNAIGNLSALPKKAHTELLDVIEKTRENSRMTLTLALSYGSREEITKTIKEISLKVKNNLISPSAIDESLINNHLYTRNLPDVDLLIRTSGEQRISNFLLWQIAYAELYFTETLWPDYTKDHLFEAIINYQNRERRFGKTSEQLQN, encoded by the coding sequence ATGTCTTTACTAAGTAAAATAGATCTTGACAGACTTCCGCAACACCTTGCTGTTATTATGGACGGCAATGGCCGTTGGGCTAAACAAAAGGGCTTGTTTAGATCTATTGGTCATGAAAATGGCACCAAAGCTGTTCGTGAAATTGTAGAAGCTTCTGCCGAAATAAACATCCCTTATCTCACATTATACGCCTTTTCTACAGAAAACTGGAATCGACCCAAAATGGAAGTTGAACTATTGATGAAACTTCTGGTAAACTCTTTAAAGAAGGAGATCAAGACTCTTCAGGATAATAATATCAGGCTAAATGCCATAGGAAATCTTAGTGCCTTACCCAAGAAGGCACACACAGAATTATTAGACGTTATTGAGAAGACCCGGGAGAACTCCAGAATGACCTTAACCCTTGCTCTAAGCTATGGCTCACGTGAAGAAATCACAAAAACAATCAAAGAGATTAGCCTTAAAGTTAAAAATAACCTAATTTCGCCGTCAGCTATTGACGAATCACTTATTAATAACCATCTTTACACCCGAAATTTACCGGATGTAGATCTATTAATACGTACAAGTGGTGAGCAGCGTATTAGTAATTTTTTGTTATGGCAAATCGCTTATGCCGAGTTGTATTTTACCGAAACTCTTTGGCCCGATTACACAAAAGACCATCTTTTTGAAGCCATAATAAATTATCAAAACAGAGAAAGAAGATTTGGAAAAACGAGTGAGCAACTTCAAAATTAG